The following coding sequences are from one Limnobacter sp. SAORIC-580 window:
- a CDS encoding ClpXP protease specificity-enhancing factor yields the protein MTEVSTKPYLIRAIHEWCVDNGYTPYLAVAVNEKTQVPKEFVKAGEIVLNTSPLATNKLSLGNTAIEFEARFGGIVREIFVPIEQISAIYARENGHGMAFEVSKPLAEIEGDGNEAVQFILDEEDEPVSTDPDDKPAGLRSVSGASDDPQPLSVAKSDKSDEKTPKKPGQKKKNHLTRVK from the coding sequence GTGACTGAAGTATCTACAAAGCCTTATTTGATTCGAGCCATTCACGAATGGTGTGTCGACAATGGCTACACGCCTTACCTCGCCGTGGCTGTGAATGAGAAAACTCAAGTGCCGAAAGAATTTGTAAAAGCCGGGGAGATTGTGCTGAACACGTCTCCCTTGGCCACCAACAAATTAAGCCTTGGCAATACGGCGATTGAATTTGAAGCCCGATTTGGCGGGATAGTTCGCGAAATTTTTGTGCCAATTGAACAAATCAGTGCGATTTATGCGCGTGAGAATGGGCATGGCATGGCTTTTGAAGTATCGAAGCCATTGGCAGAAATTGAGGGTGACGGAAACGAGGCGGTGCAATTCATTCTTGATGAAGAGGATGAGCCCGTTTCAACCGATCCTGATGACAAGCCAGCTGGGTTACGTTCAGTTTCGGGCGCCTCTGATGACCCGCAGCCTTTGTCTGTGGCTAAATCAGATAAATCTGATGAAAAAACACCAAAAAAACCCGGGCAGAAGAAAAAAAATCATCTGACTCGAGTAAAATAG